A single region of the Accipiter gentilis chromosome 6, bAccGen1.1, whole genome shotgun sequence genome encodes:
- the EVI2A gene encoding protein EVI2A produces MKTKRHSKLHFAFPVTIIFSLCLQASANHTDYPRAVNETWNPISQNLSRSQNIMEANTNSPLSTNFSSKMTTSEMQTSTLQSLSSTMARNPTSSPARSAVSATAGPRNTSKTKSTMTKETCEYNKSLILICFIIIAVLVLICTFLFLSTVVIANKMSYLKKTQQGKRRPRSNGDILATNSLWPTAAGTWQRMPKETTGTDSIMQDLISGRDAAIQRKTKDETTEKLTKEIDNKQENKEPKSHKPILTNFVVEI; encoded by the coding sequence ATGAAGACAAAGAGACATAGTAAGCTACACTTTGCCTTCCCTGTCACAATAATCTTTTCTTTGTGTCTGCAAGCAAGTGCAAACCATACTGATTATCCTAGGGCTGTAAATGAAACCTGGAATCCTATCAGCCAAAACCTAAGCAGGAGCCAGAATATAATGGAAGCCAATACAAATTCTCCTCTGAGCACcaatttcagcagcaaaatgaCTACTTCCGAAATGCAGACAAGTACCCTGCAATCCTTATCCTCCACAATGGCCCGAAATCCAACATCTTCCCCTGCCAGAAGTGCTGTTTCTGCCACTGCAGGACCTAGGAATACCAGCAAAACCAAAAGTACAATGACAAAAGAAACATGTGAATACAATAAGTCTCTCATACTGATTTGCTTCATTATAATAGCAGTACTTGTGCTTATCTGCACCTTCTTATTTCTGTCAACAGTCGTAATAGCAAACAAAATGTCCTATCTCAAAAAAACTCAGCAAGGAAAACGTAGGCCCAGGAGCAATGGTGATATTCTGGCGACTAACAGTTTATGGCCAACTGCAGCAGGAACATGGCAGAGGATGCCTAAGGAGACAACTGGAACTGACTCAATAATGCAAGACTTAATATCAGGGAGAGATGCTGCAAtccaaaggaaaaccaaagatgAAACTACTGAGAAACTCACTAAGGAAATAGataacaaacaggaaaacaaagaaccAAAGTCACACAAACCCATTTTAACCAATTTTGTAGTTGAGATTTAA